Sequence from the Spirochaetota bacterium genome:
TCAAGGAACATTATAAAAATTTCACATTTGATAAACGATGCAGCAAATTTTTTACCTTTGATGAAAATGATATAAGAATAGAAGTCGTATTTGATGATGCTCAACCTGTTGGATATTGTATAGGAACTATTGAGGGTACAAAAGGTGAAATTGATTCTGTTTTTGTAGAGGAGAGTTACAGAAATAAAAAATTTGGAACGAAATTAATAGAAAACTGTGTTGAGTGGTTACAGAAAAGTGGTTGTGTAACTATAGGAGTTAATGTTGCTGAAGGACATGAGTCAGTGGTAGCATTTTATATGAAATTTGGATTTTATCCGCGTTTGCGATATTTGCAATACAAAAAAAGGTCTTAATTATAAAACGCGTACCCGGCTGAAACACAGAGAAGTAAAGAATCTATAATTGCATTTTTTTTATTGTAAAATATCTGGCTGGTTTGTGGATTTACAGCATTTGGGGTTGATGAAAATACAACATTGTTGCGAATCCACTCGCCACCAATTTGTACAACTAGGCCACCGCTGAAAAATATGCTGAGCATGACATCAACACCGTAGGTAATACTTGAATATTGCTGAGTTGGTGGTGGTGTATATCCATCAATAAGAATTTGTGCAATAGGTGTTGGGTGATATGTTGCAAATGCATATCCAATCACAGGTGATACGGCAATGTCCCAGGGTCTTCTGTTTGTTACATGAAATGATGGGCCAAAATATACGGAATAATCACTATAGAGTGTTTTTTTCCATGATTGGTAGTCAGAGCCAAAATTTGTATTCTGTACTATGATAGTACGTCGTATTTTGGACCGTATACCAACATAATCTATAGGCATATATTCAGCATTGATTGATAGCCCAAATGATAAATGGGATACATAAATGAGTTTAGTAATTTCATTTTCAAAAGTATAGGTTGATGTCCTAGTAAATTTTTCTTCTGCCGAAATTAAATCGCCATAGGGGACACCTATGGAAACAGAGCCAGTAAGTAGTATCTGATCTTTGTGCACCCCTTCAGGAGGTTTGTCCAGTTCATCAAATTCTGATGAATAAGAAATTGAAGAAATTGCAATAGTAATTATCAAACATACTAGTTGAATAAGAGTGTTAAAGTTCCATTTCATTTTCTTGTGTCATCTTGTATAATTTGTAATATTTGTTTTACTACCTGTTTTGCAATGTCATCATATTGAGAACTTTCAATTAAGATGTCGTTGAGATCCCATATGAGAGTGAGCCCACAGCAGAATTTTGCCCTATAGCGCCAGTCCCATGCTCTACCTGGTTCTTTACGGACAGTTAATAATATCTCGCCATTTTCTGTGTTTATAGCTTTTAGCGTGAATGTATCAATACAGTTGGGTTCGTACCTGTTATTTCTATACGCCTGTAATGCAGAGCCGCGGCCTATTATAATAACATCGGCACCTAACAATTTACCAATTTTTAAAGCCTGTTTATCATCCATCAAACCTGATGCAGAAAGCGGCTGTTCCTGTAAAATTTTTTGTATGGCTTCACGTTCAATTGTGGTAACTTTTCCACTTTTAAAAAATTGATGTGAGATAGCATCGGCAAATTCATCGCCCCATCCAGCACCTTTTATATCAAATGGAAAAACTGCAACCCGCTTCATTCTTTTTTGTATTACCTGTTTATTTGTATATGCGATGTCGATAGTTGAGCAGGCAAATATGGAAACTGAAATAAGAACAACAGAAAAAAACCGTAAAAATTTCATACGCGTAACCTTTAATATTTATTCAGTTGTATCTATTGTATAGTACCATTATATGCTATGTTTTGACAAATATTATTTTTGAATATGAAATTATTTTTATTGCAAATAGTATTTGAAATATAAAAGGCATGTATTAGTGTGAGGAAAATAAGCTTTTTTTAATGGAGTTTATTGGATGAACAAAAAGAAGAAAATTAATATT
This genomic interval carries:
- a CDS encoding CsgG/HfaB family protein is translated as MKFLRFFSVVLISVSIFACSTIDIAYTNKQVIQKRMKRVAVFPFDIKGAGWGDEFADAISHQFFKSGKVTTIEREAIQKILQEQPLSASGLMDDKQALKIGKLLGADVIIIGRGSALQAYRNNRYEPNCIDTFTLKAINTENGEILLTVRKEPGRAWDWRYRAKFCCGLTLIWDLNDILIESSQYDDIAKQVVKQILQIIQDDTRK
- a CDS encoding GNAT family N-acetyltransferase, producing the protein MNCTIKQIDKNSIGIIKPLWEKLNQIHLNESPYFKEHYKNFTFDKRCSKFFTFDENDIRIEVVFDDAQPVGYCIGTIEGTKGEIDSVFVEESYRNKKFGTKLIENCVEWLQKSGCVTIGVNVAEGHESVVAFYMKFGFYPRLRYLQYKKRS